From Chryseobacterium sp. H1D6B, a single genomic window includes:
- a CDS encoding DUF6520 family protein — protein sequence MKNLKTVLIPVAVLVFGVGSAFATNKAKTDKKAEIAYYFDASAPNEKCIVVGEVDCNPTSGPICTELVGGSPRVMQQFLSDTECGVTLHRN from the coding sequence ATGAAAAATCTTAAAACAGTCCTGATTCCCGTAGCCGTTCTAGTATTCGGTGTCGGAAGTGCTTTTGCAACCAATAAAGCAAAAACAGACAAAAAAGCAGAAATTGCTTATTACTTCGATGCATCAGCTCCCAATGAGAAATGTATTGTTGTAGGAGAGGTAGATTGCAACCCTACAAGTGGTCCGATCTGCACAGAATTGGTGGGTGGATCCCCAAGAGTCATGCAGCAATTCCTGAGTGATACTGAGTGTGGCGTAACGCTTCACAGAAATTAA
- a CDS encoding helix-turn-helix domain-containing protein, which translates to MKKLNYFLVIFSAFSQLLFSQQKEERTFSEIRKYYEKMTIDDMDAMPYVKLYIQKAKRENNLPKLIQGYRDGRQFDHRNKIKYADSAIAVSLKHGASDDISKDYLSKGIIYYFYQKKYKLALDQYLKAYQYSKGSEDKYHHYKVIYHLGIVKEHLGYYDEALEHFEDCAAFYSLRPKKKLHDNEQFNYKKAYLNSLHQMTVINRYVKNFKKSDSLSRLGYQLTLNDHDFALENGYFLKCIGISKFHKKKYVEAEKDLERALPVILKRNDFAWASVIYYYLGKISEAQNDIDRAIQYYSEIDTIFEKHEFILPEVYRSYNYLIGYYKNNDVNKQLYYTNQLLKADSLISKDYPYLSSKLHKDYDRKTLIEQKDDLEKTSTRKIRFAKILILSGTIVIGFLVVRYIKDRKIKKQYDLLQKRIADGTYVVKDIIQDETVEDTSRKTSLTPEMSLEIRGKLEKFEKEKQFLKKGLTEKDVAVKLSTNSHYLSVYINEHKGMNFNKYMAELRINYITHLLNTNNMYLRFTIEALAKECGIASRQNFSNLFFDINGIRPTDYIKKRKQELGIS; encoded by the coding sequence ATGAAAAAGTTAAATTACTTTCTCGTTATCTTTTCCGCATTTTCACAGCTGCTATTTTCCCAACAAAAAGAAGAAAGGACGTTCAGTGAGATCAGAAAATATTACGAAAAAATGACCATTGACGATATGGATGCGATGCCGTATGTCAAACTTTACATACAGAAGGCTAAAAGGGAAAATAATCTTCCGAAATTAATTCAGGGGTATCGGGACGGCCGGCAGTTCGATCACCGGAACAAGATCAAGTATGCGGACAGTGCCATAGCGGTCAGCTTGAAGCACGGAGCCAGTGATGACATCAGCAAAGACTATTTAAGCAAGGGAATCATCTATTATTTCTATCAAAAAAAATATAAGCTCGCTTTGGATCAATATCTAAAAGCTTATCAATATTCAAAAGGATCAGAGGATAAATATCATCATTATAAGGTGATCTATCATCTGGGAATCGTCAAAGAACATTTGGGATATTATGATGAGGCTTTAGAGCACTTTGAAGACTGTGCTGCTTTTTACAGTCTAAGACCCAAGAAGAAACTTCACGACAATGAGCAATTCAATTACAAAAAGGCTTATCTGAACAGCCTTCATCAGATGACAGTCATAAACCGATACGTTAAAAACTTTAAGAAAAGTGACAGCCTGAGCCGTTTGGGCTATCAATTGACCTTAAATGATCATGATTTTGCACTTGAAAACGGCTATTTTCTTAAATGCATCGGCATTTCAAAATTTCATAAGAAAAAGTACGTTGAAGCAGAGAAAGACCTGGAAAGAGCACTGCCTGTTATTTTGAAACGAAATGACTTTGCATGGGCTTCGGTCATTTACTATTATCTGGGCAAAATATCCGAGGCGCAAAATGATATTGATCGGGCGATCCAGTACTACAGTGAAATCGATACGATCTTTGAAAAACATGAATTTATATTGCCTGAGGTTTACAGAAGCTATAATTATCTTATCGGATATTATAAAAACAACGATGTAAACAAACAGTTGTATTACACCAATCAACTGCTTAAAGCCGACAGTTTAATCTCCAAAGATTACCCTTATCTGTCCTCAAAGCTTCATAAAGATTATGATCGCAAAACATTGATTGAGCAGAAGGACGATCTGGAGAAGACCAGCACAAGAAAAATAAGATTTGCAAAGATCCTCATACTTTCAGGAACAATTGTCATTGGTTTTCTTGTCGTCCGTTACATCAAAGACCGGAAAATAAAAAAACAATATGACCTTCTGCAAAAAAGAATAGCTGACGGTACCTATGTCGTTAAAGACATTATTCAAGATGAAACTGTTGAAGATACATCACGGAAAACCTCTTTGACACCAGAAATGAGTCTTGAGATCAGGGGGAAGCTTGAGAAATTTGAAAAGGAAAAGCAATTTCTGAAGAAAGGATTAACCGAGAAGGATGTTGCGGTAAAACTGTCAACCAATTCCCATTACCTGTCGGTCTACATCAATGAACACAAGGGGATGAACTTCAACAAGTATATGGCGGAGCTCAGGATCAACTATATCACCCATCTTCTCAATACCAATAATATGTATCTCCGATTCACCATTGAAGCGCTGGCGAAGGAGTGCGGCATTGCATCCCGACAGAATTTCTCCAACCTGTTCTTTGATATCAATGGCATACGCCCGACCGACTATATCAAGAAGCGAAAACAGGAGTTGGGGATCAGCTGA
- a CDS encoding prolyl oligopeptidase family serine peptidase, whose translation MKRIIKLILLCICHLAYAQKDSDFLSAKKQNGSYDIHVKSTSKDGKWLAFFKMYDDNTDTLVIVNRKEPEIQYNRLKVLDHQWSRDYLILKYKDRTEIFDYAHNKKEILPACQTFGILDKEKIVALNTSQQVLLYDLTGHKVIDSIDRVVKVFYIDGGLYLQAKNNEEYHLLQWSDGKAITIYKSSDQVSNLLVLQNNTLLIFEKKENLIQDIVYYDVSLKKEYRFSQDQLINFNSATAYQRSDGKIIINAEKIKDKSRMDAPEIWSTSDNNLIEKFRKSETMKYLWSPKEKKAIVLGDSKLNRVVDIGNKAYFLAFSFSELQDYTLKKAPAKVYRYNAVNGSYDFIDTISSNVNYSPDGNYLIYRNGNNWKLVDVNSMKYENIEDAAFSNPYFTNKNKICFDGSEGIWEYDITDRKIRYIFNKEKGNYKILNFNYTSNFPNYPFELSFYCKVLDSFNYLFEVNDELNLTKSVFEKDGNKYHKMINSTQSKIVLQKTDNAKKAYLFTEENFNQPKQIIDVSRFYNKKVLFQSNNKDEAQSMIKVETIRYKNSEGVGLRGILYYPLHYKEGKKYPMVVHVYQIQSDKINQFPLLLENDIDTGFSIRTLIEKGYFVYMPDIVFDNKGTGISALDCVNRSIDALIGNQLINFEKMALTGHSHGGYITNFIATHSNRFATYVSGAGNSDIIRSYYSFNEEFISPFYWQFENGQYEMKKPFVKDKNLYFINNPINYVEDVSKPVLLWTGKKDTNIEWGQVMEFFIGLKRNNKNASLLAYPDEGHIFSSKTTAKDLHNRILQWFGYYLKGEQKPDWID comes from the coding sequence ATGAAAAGGATTATTAAACTGATTCTATTGTGCATATGTCATCTAGCATATGCACAAAAAGACAGTGATTTTCTATCTGCGAAAAAGCAAAATGGGTCCTACGATATCCATGTGAAAAGTACCTCAAAAGATGGAAAATGGCTGGCATTTTTTAAAATGTACGATGATAACACTGATACTCTTGTGATCGTCAACCGCAAAGAACCTGAAATTCAATATAATAGGTTGAAAGTTTTAGACCATCAGTGGAGCAGGGATTATTTGATTTTAAAATATAAAGATCGAACGGAGATCTTTGACTATGCTCATAACAAAAAAGAGATATTGCCAGCCTGCCAAACCTTCGGTATACTAGATAAAGAAAAAATTGTTGCTTTAAATACTTCTCAGCAAGTATTACTGTATGATCTTACAGGTCATAAGGTCATTGATAGTATAGACAGAGTCGTCAAGGTATTTTATATTGATGGTGGACTGTATTTGCAAGCTAAGAACAATGAAGAATATCATTTGTTACAGTGGAGTGATGGTAAAGCAATCACAATCTACAAGTCTTCCGATCAGGTTTCGAATCTCCTTGTTTTGCAGAATAATACATTATTGATTTTCGAAAAAAAAGAAAATCTAATACAGGATATTGTGTATTATGATGTTTCCTTGAAAAAAGAATATAGATTTTCCCAAGATCAGCTCATCAACTTTAATTCCGCAACCGCATACCAAAGAAGTGATGGGAAGATAATAATCAATGCTGAAAAAATTAAGGATAAGAGTAGGATGGATGCTCCGGAAATTTGGAGTACTTCTGATAATAATTTGATTGAGAAATTCAGGAAATCGGAGACGATGAAGTATCTATGGTCACCAAAGGAAAAGAAGGCCATAGTTTTAGGTGATTCAAAATTAAACAGGGTTGTTGATATCGGCAACAAAGCTTATTTTCTGGCATTCAGCTTCTCTGAGCTTCAGGATTATACATTAAAAAAGGCGCCTGCTAAAGTTTATCGTTATAATGCTGTAAACGGCAGCTATGATTTTATTGATACGATAAGCTCTAACGTCAACTATTCTCCAGATGGTAATTATCTTATTTACAGAAATGGAAATAACTGGAAATTAGTAGATGTCAATTCAATGAAATATGAAAATATTGAAGATGCAGCCTTTTCTAATCCCTATTTTACCAATAAAAATAAGATATGTTTTGACGGTTCAGAAGGCATATGGGAGTATGATATCACAGACCGAAAGATCAGGTATATCTTTAATAAAGAAAAAGGCAATTATAAAATCTTAAATTTTAATTACACTTCCAATTTTCCAAATTACCCTTTTGAGCTTTCTTTCTATTGCAAAGTTCTTGACTCGTTTAATTATTTATTTGAAGTTAATGATGAATTGAATTTAACGAAATCAGTATTTGAAAAAGATGGTAACAAGTACCACAAAATGATCAACTCGACTCAGTCAAAAATTGTCCTTCAAAAAACTGATAACGCAAAAAAGGCCTACTTATTTACAGAGGAAAATTTCAATCAGCCTAAGCAGATCATCGATGTTAGCAGGTTTTATAACAAAAAAGTACTCTTCCAATCAAATAACAAAGATGAAGCCCAATCGATGATTAAAGTTGAAACCATTAGGTATAAAAATTCTGAAGGAGTGGGGCTGAGAGGTATTTTATATTATCCTCTGCATTATAAAGAGGGAAAAAAGTATCCAATGGTAGTCCATGTCTATCAGATACAAAGTGATAAAATAAATCAATTTCCACTGCTTTTGGAGAATGATATTGATACGGGGTTTAGCATCAGAACTCTTATTGAAAAAGGATATTTTGTTTATATGCCCGATATAGTTTTTGATAATAAAGGCACTGGAATTTCAGCATTGGATTGTGTCAATAGATCAATCGATGCCTTAATCGGAAATCAGTTAATCAACTTTGAAAAGATGGCATTAACAGGACATTCCCATGGCGGTTATATCACCAATTTTATAGCAACCCATTCCAATCGTTTTGCTACCTATGTATCGGGTGCAGGCAATAGTGATATTATCAGATCTTATTATTCTTTTAACGAGGAATTTATCAGCCCTTTTTACTGGCAGTTTGAGAACGGACAGTATGAGATGAAAAAACCATTTGTAAAGGATAAGAACCTTTATTTTATAAATAATCCTATCAATTATGTTGAAGATGTATCAAAACCAGTACTTTTATGGACGGGAAAAAAAGATACAAATATTGAATGGGGACAAGTCATGGAATTCTTTATTGGCCTAAAAAGAAATAATAAAAATGCATCATTGCTTGCCTATCCTGACGAAGGGCATATCTTTTCCTCAAAAACCACTGCCAAAGATCTTCATAATAGAATTCTTCAATGGTTTGGGTACTATTTGAAAGGAGAACAAAAACCTGACTGGATCGACTAA
- a CDS encoding RagB/SusD family nutrient uptake outer membrane protein produces MKNIITNRIKCLTVGCMILSSISCEKFIDTELPYNQIGTNEVFSDVSSANAALAGLYAELWSSSVISGDITGSAAILGTYTDDLNCYAPYIPNGLVDLYNNVQIPSNTIVYNLWSKAYKHIYYANSIIKGVKESTSISQSNKDRLIGEATVLRSLLYYHLSLIFDEVPYTDTTDYIYNSQLKKISKIQLMAQLENDLKSVLDGLSDQYANQERIYINRKVAELLLGKVLLVSEKWNEAENLFSQIVQSPLYVWEADVTKVFNKTGKHILWQLKPANSTDATKEYLLYNFTTSLPTTFALSDALVNSFETADLRKQSWILLTVINGKTYFRPMKYRNPVNSNTTEHSVVFRIEEVYLLYAESLTQQNKIADAKVFVDKLRQRAGLAPLPSGLSKENMINRIANEFRHEFFAEMGHRFFDLKRLKKMDIIALSKPSWKSFHNAFPIPEKELTINPNLNPQNQGY; encoded by the coding sequence ATGAAAAACATTATCACCAATAGAATCAAATGTCTGACAGTCGGTTGCATGATCCTAAGTTCAATTTCATGCGAAAAATTTATAGATACAGAACTGCCCTATAATCAGATAGGAACCAATGAGGTTTTTTCAGATGTCTCATCAGCCAATGCCGCACTGGCAGGTTTGTATGCAGAACTGTGGAGTTCTTCCGTGATCTCTGGAGATATCACGGGTTCTGCTGCCATTCTCGGAACTTACACGGACGACCTTAACTGTTATGCTCCCTATATTCCAAATGGTTTAGTCGATCTGTATAACAATGTGCAAATTCCGAGTAATACCATCGTATATAATTTATGGTCAAAAGCCTATAAGCACATCTATTATGCAAACTCCATCATCAAAGGAGTCAAGGAATCGACTTCAATTTCCCAGTCAAATAAAGATCGATTGATCGGAGAAGCTACGGTGTTACGTTCTTTGCTATACTATCATCTGTCTCTGATCTTTGATGAGGTTCCGTATACGGATACAACGGATTATATCTACAACAGCCAGTTGAAAAAAATATCAAAAATTCAACTGATGGCTCAACTTGAAAATGATCTTAAATCAGTATTGGATGGTCTCAGCGATCAATATGCCAATCAGGAAAGGATCTACATCAATAGAAAAGTTGCTGAACTTTTATTAGGCAAAGTTCTCTTAGTGAGTGAAAAGTGGAATGAGGCGGAAAACTTGTTTTCACAAATAGTACAATCACCGTTATATGTCTGGGAAGCAGATGTGACTAAGGTCTTCAATAAAACAGGCAAACATATTTTATGGCAGTTAAAACCGGCAAACTCCACAGATGCAACGAAAGAATATCTGCTTTATAATTTCACAACAAGCCTTCCGACAACATTTGCACTGTCGGATGCATTGGTCAATTCTTTCGAAACCGCCGATCTGAGGAAGCAATCTTGGATACTACTAACGGTCATCAATGGGAAAACATATTTCCGCCCGATGAAATACAGAAATCCTGTCAATTCGAATACAACAGAGCATTCAGTTGTGTTTAGAATTGAGGAAGTGTACCTGTTGTATGCAGAAAGCTTGACCCAGCAAAATAAAATAGCGGACGCTAAAGTTTTCGTCGACAAATTGAGACAGAGAGCGGGACTTGCTCCATTGCCTTCCGGACTTTCAAAAGAGAATATGATCAATAGAATTGCAAACGAGTTCAGGCATGAGTTCTTTGCTGAAATGGGACATCGTTTTTTTGACTTGAAGCGGTTAAAGAAAATGGACATTATTGCTTTGTCCAAGCCCAGCTGGAAAAGCTTTCATAATGCTTTTCCAATTCCTGAGAAAGAACTGACCATCAATCCAAACCTTAATCCACAAAACCAGGGATACTGA
- a CDS encoding MauE/DoxX family redox-associated membrane protein has product MKRLSFIFTEVISYIFIVLFLYASVSKILDFENFQVQIAQSPLLSSYAGIVSYFVIIIELMIVAILLFPKTKYIGLYSSLGIMSAFTMYIYLILEYSEFVPCSCGGILENMSWRTHLIFNAICVIILIIAIFLTEANRNQKAKKYLSMVSLIVIVNSLSVYLLYIKSENQLRKNNNFTRRYIPHVLKDEVRLDINYNSFYFIGQDNNNIYLGNTTAPLNLTIVKKDLQSFSKFRIPLDPKSHSFKSLRVTLQVPYYYIYDGTVPIIYRGSLDQADSLRTVSLNDMYFDQLNVISDTSFLFRSQSSKFKTFVIGTYQDHQIDLNYDILGTQNPGYIENDGLLTSDFDKKNFIYLYYYKNEFTVVNNITHQQNKFKLISFNKKQKTETVKLPDGSNKIKNPLQQSVKNATVSGNLLFVNSNSKATHDGILQWNKASIIDIYKINQQYYSGSFLIPDSHGEKVKDMLIAGEYIYILIGNEIVKYHFAQPILDEFRR; this is encoded by the coding sequence ATGAAAAGATTATCATTCATTTTTACCGAAGTCATCTCTTATATTTTTATTGTGCTGTTTCTTTACGCGAGCGTGAGTAAAATATTGGATTTCGAAAATTTTCAGGTTCAGATCGCACAGTCACCTTTATTAAGTTCTTATGCTGGGATTGTATCATATTTTGTCATTATCATAGAATTGATGATTGTTGCAATCCTACTGTTTCCTAAAACAAAGTATATAGGATTATATTCATCATTAGGAATTATGTCAGCTTTTACAATGTACATTTATTTAATTCTTGAGTATAGTGAATTTGTGCCTTGTTCGTGTGGTGGCATTCTGGAGAATATGAGTTGGAGAACTCATCTAATCTTCAATGCTATATGTGTAATCATTTTGATTATCGCTATATTTTTAACTGAAGCAAATAGAAATCAGAAAGCAAAAAAGTATCTGTCAATGGTTTCACTCATAGTTATTGTAAATTCATTGAGTGTATATCTACTTTATATTAAATCAGAGAATCAATTAAGAAAAAATAACAATTTTACAAGAAGATACATACCACACGTACTAAAAGATGAAGTAAGGCTAGATATTAATTATAACTCATTTTATTTTATCGGACAGGATAACAATAATATCTATCTGGGAAATACAACCGCTCCTCTAAACCTAACAATCGTTAAAAAGGATCTCCAAAGTTTTTCTAAGTTTAGAATCCCTTTAGATCCGAAATCACATTCATTCAAAAGTTTAAGAGTGACTTTACAGGTTCCGTATTACTACATTTATGATGGTACCGTTCCTATTATTTATAGAGGTAGTTTAGATCAGGCTGATTCATTACGAACTGTTAGTTTAAATGACATGTACTTTGATCAGCTGAATGTAATATCAGATACATCCTTTCTATTTAGATCCCAAAGTTCAAAATTTAAAACTTTTGTCATTGGAACTTATCAGGATCATCAAATAGATCTTAATTATGACATCCTAGGAACACAAAACCCTGGTTATATAGAGAATGACGGTCTATTGACTTCTGATTTTGATAAAAAGAATTTTATCTACCTGTACTATTATAAAAATGAATTTACTGTGGTAAACAACATAACACATCAACAGAATAAATTTAAACTAATCAGCTTTAACAAAAAGCAAAAGACGGAGACTGTAAAATTACCCGATGGATCAAACAAAATAAAAAATCCGCTTCAGCAAAGTGTAAAAAATGCAACCGTTTCTGGTAATCTTTTATTTGTCAACTCGAATTCTAAAGCAACTCATGATGGAATATTGCAATGGAATAAAGCAAGCATCATTGATATCTATAAAATCAACCAGCAATATTATTCCGGAAGCTTTTTGATTCCCGATAGTCATGGTGAAAAAGTTAAGGATATGCTTATTGCTGGAGAATACATATATATTCTAATTGGAAATGAAATTGTCAAATATCATTTTGCGCAACCGATACTTGATGAATTTCGCAGGTAA
- a CDS encoding SusC/RagA family TonB-linked outer membrane protein, with the protein MKNSYYKIGGIFFGLMLTAVSTNTKAQTRTISGTVTASNKPLSGVSISQEGSDQVTTTGENGTYTLQVSAENPILLFRHPDYAEERITATNQTVVNISLEQKVKGIEEVILNAGYYKVKDKERTGSIAKVSAKDIENQPVTNVLSAAQGRMAGVNITQNSGVAGGGYDVQIRGRNSLRTLSNSAVDGNQPLYVLDGVPMSSPVTSVFSTQILPFQNINPLNSINPNDIESLEILKDADATAIYGSRGANGVILITTKKGSKNKSNISISSSLAFSSVASRLKMMDTSEYLAMRKSAFFNDNISTYPATAYDVNGAWDENRYTDWQKTLIGKTATTSNTSVGLSGGSNGWTYRINATHNEQATVYPADYQYKNNVLSMGFTHRSKDNKLNISLSNNFSQQFNNVINEDLTNISIFLSPNAPALYNTDGSLNWQNNTFTNPMASTVVTYQNDSKQINNSLNVSYQILPNISLSVNSGFNYQNFEELNLRPHTRYNPAFNFTSATGSSTFTSSFSSFSYNIEPQLNADYSIGKGKLNVLVGVTLNSSESKQSSIQGSGFESNALMMNINAAKTKIFSDIISKDYKYMAVFGRVNYQLDNKYIINITARRDGSSRFGPNNRFANFGALGAAWLFSKENFLSNRSWLSFGKLRGSYGIAGSDNIGDAQYRDTYSVASTSIYNGVVGLVPTRLFNGDFSWEKTKKLELALETSFFKERIGLNVSYYRNRSDNQLVGLPLPATTGFSSVQANLDATVENKGWEFELRTSPIKTKTFSWQSDLNLTVPKNTLLAFPNLEGSTYANQYVIGQSTSIVKLYDFLGINPATGLYSFTDVNGDGKISSPDDNKSVEDLSVKFYGGWSNRFSYKNWDLSFLVQFTKQRNYNYHSYMPVAGTMNNQAQEVTDVWSPSNPTGYYMPYSTGANAGKNSAHANFMRSTAAVGDASFIRLKNVQLNYKIPIQLASTQVVIYLQGQNVLTLTKYLGVDPEFVATGFLPPLKTWSIGTQINF; encoded by the coding sequence ATGAAAAATTCCTATTACAAGATAGGAGGTATTTTCTTTGGCCTTATGCTGACCGCTGTCAGCACGAACACAAAAGCCCAAACACGCACCATTTCCGGTACCGTTACCGCATCCAACAAACCACTTTCGGGAGTTAGTATCTCCCAAGAAGGAAGCGATCAGGTAACAACGACCGGCGAAAACGGAACCTACACATTACAGGTTTCAGCAGAAAATCCCATCCTATTGTTCAGACATCCTGATTATGCTGAAGAACGAATCACAGCCACCAATCAGACCGTCGTCAATATCAGCTTAGAACAAAAAGTAAAGGGAATCGAAGAAGTTATTCTCAACGCTGGCTACTACAAGGTAAAAGACAAAGAAAGAACCGGTAGTATCGCCAAAGTTTCAGCAAAAGACATAGAAAACCAACCCGTGACCAATGTCCTGTCAGCAGCACAGGGTAGAATGGCAGGGGTCAACATTACTCAGAATTCAGGGGTAGCCGGTGGAGGCTACGATGTACAGATCAGAGGCAGAAACAGTCTTCGGACATTGTCCAACAGTGCGGTTGACGGTAACCAGCCATTGTACGTATTGGATGGTGTACCCATGTCATCTCCCGTGACATCCGTATTCTCAACACAGATTCTGCCTTTCCAAAATATCAATCCGCTCAACAGCATCAACCCCAATGATATTGAGAGCCTTGAAATTTTAAAAGATGCTGACGCGACAGCCATATATGGCAGTAGGGGAGCCAATGGGGTAATTTTAATTACAACAAAAAAAGGAAGTAAGAACAAATCGAACATCAGCATAAGCTCAAGTCTGGCATTCAGCAGTGTAGCATCCCGCTTAAAGATGATGGATACCTCTGAATATCTTGCTATGCGAAAATCCGCATTCTTCAACGATAACATCTCGACCTATCCTGCCACGGCTTATGATGTGAATGGCGCCTGGGATGAGAATCGTTATACGGACTGGCAAAAAACACTCATTGGCAAAACCGCTACTACTTCCAATACGAGCGTGGGATTGTCGGGTGGTTCTAACGGTTGGACGTATCGTATTAATGCCACTCACAATGAGCAGGCCACGGTTTATCCGGCTGACTACCAATACAAGAACAATGTTTTGTCAATGGGTTTTACCCACAGATCAAAGGATAATAAATTAAACATTTCACTATCTAATAATTTTTCACAGCAGTTCAACAATGTGATCAATGAGGATCTGACGAACATCAGTATTTTTTTAAGTCCAAACGCACCCGCATTATACAATACCGACGGATCACTGAACTGGCAGAACAACACCTTTACCAATCCGATGGCTTCAACAGTGGTCACCTATCAGAATGATTCCAAGCAGATCAATAACAGCCTGAACGTTTCATATCAGATCTTGCCTAATATCAGCTTAAGTGTAAACTCTGGATTCAACTATCAGAATTTTGAAGAGCTGAATCTCCGTCCCCATACGAGATACAATCCTGCGTTTAACTTTACCAGTGCGACCGGATCAAGTACATTTACAAGTTCGTTCTCGTCCTTTTCTTATAATATAGAACCCCAGTTAAATGCAGATTACAGTATTGGAAAAGGCAAGCTGAATGTTCTGGTTGGTGTCACGCTCAACTCATCAGAATCAAAGCAATCCTCTATTCAAGGTTCAGGCTTTGAGAGCAATGCTTTGATGATGAACATCAATGCGGCAAAGACCAAGATCTTTTCAGACATCATCTCCAAGGACTACAAGTACATGGCGGTTTTTGGTAGGGTAAACTACCAACTTGATAATAAATACATTATTAATATAACAGCCAGAAGAGATGGCTCCAGCAGATTTGGTCCCAATAACAGGTTCGCCAATTTTGGAGCATTAGGAGCCGCCTGGCTATTTTCTAAAGAAAACTTCCTGAGTAACAGAAGCTGGTTAAGCTTTGGTAAACTACGAGGGAGTTACGGAATAGCCGGAAGTGATAATATAGGAGATGCCCAGTACCGTGACACCTATTCAGTCGCTTCAACAAGTATTTATAATGGTGTAGTAGGCCTTGTCCCTACAAGATTGTTCAATGGAGATTTCAGTTGGGAAAAAACTAAAAAACTGGAATTAGCGTTAGAGACTTCTTTTTTCAAAGAGAGAATAGGTCTGAATGTTTCCTACTACAGAAACAGGTCTGACAACCAGCTTGTCGGTTTGCCGCTTCCAGCCACCACGGGCTTTAGTTCGGTGCAGGCCAATTTAGACGCAACGGTCGAAAATAAAGGCTGGGAATTTGAATTGCGAACTTCACCGATTAAAACCAAAACCTTTTCATGGCAGTCTGATCTCAATTTGACCGTTCCTAAGAACACGCTTCTTGCATTTCCAAACCTTGAAGGTTCGACCTATGCCAATCAATATGTCATCGGACAAAGTACATCCATTGTGAAATTGTATGATTTTTTAGGAATTAATCCGGCGACAGGACTGTATTCATTTACCGATGTTAATGGTGATGGCAAAATTTCATCCCCCGATGACAACAAAAGTGTTGAAGACCTGTCCGTAAAATTCTATGGGGGCTGGTCTAATCGCTTCAGTTACAAAAACTGGGATCTCTCATTTTTAGTTCAATTTACAAAACAGCGCAATTATAATTACCACAGCTATATGCCTGTAGCAGGAACGATGAACAATCAGGCACAGGAAGTTACTGATGTCTGGTCTCCATCAAATCCGACGGGTTACTATATGCCTTACAGCACAGGAGCGAATGCCGGAAAGAACTCTGCCCACGCTAATTTTATGCGTAGTACAGCGGCTGTAGGTGATGCTTCATTTATCAGATTGAAGAATGTACAGCTCAACTATAAAATTCCCATCCAATTAGCATCCACACAAGTAGTCATCTATCTACAGGGACAGAATGTGCTGACCCTGACAAAGTACTTAGGAGTAGATCCAGAGTTTGTGGCAACAGGTTTTTTGCCGCCTTTAAAAACGTGGTCGATCGGTACTCAAATTAATTTTTAA